From the Theileria equi strain WA chromosome 4 map unlocalized gcontig_1105316255041, whole genome shotgun sequence genome, one window contains:
- a CDS encoding signal peptide containing protein (encoded by transcript BEWA_050700A) encodes MRILAVLWTVCLLGLCHCKGSRVPGDRPFIEVLDDYTEDEIVNDHPTKETRKGGSNGKRQVWDMANGTVYEGGYNEASSENLRSSPQQPVESPRPTPDTASTPSKESSVTESAGKDGGVPSLESDPGTIDVNHPDSSLCDSFDYYYDDSLTRLIAPLSGKSIEKLKDDTKKIWSLGSGEILQHAKVYLNKDKKAEVMFVVVKNSSGITRTYYVKNDIGWVETLLPFPDRINEIKAKATNVTIDIGNEKDTEQCHLISTELLGLKVKMFIPGFGYHAKEVKDGDKSLWKAAENSGERCLSCDIYTKENNSPLLLITIKDKEFKSEYFEKGEGGWKSTTKEEFGKKKNAMQTA; translated from the coding sequence ATGAGGATTCTAGCAGTACTATGGACGGTATGTCTACTGGGACTCTGTCATTGCAAAGGCTCCAGAGTTCCCGGCGACAGACCCTTTATCGAGGTTCTAGACGACTACACCGAGGATGAAATTGTAAACGACCATCCCACAAAAGAGACAAGGAAAGGTGGATCTAACGGCAAAAGACAAGTATGGGACATGGCTAATGGGACTGTCTATGAAGGAGGTTATAATGAAGCATCTAGCGAGAATCTTAGGAGTTCACCTCAACAGCCCGTAGAGTCTCCTCGACCTACTCCTGATACTGCTTCTACTCCTAGTAAAGAATCTTCAGTTACTGAGTCAGCTGGAAAAGATGGAGGCGTCCCATCTTTAGAATCGGATCCTGGTACCATTGATGTAAACCATCCAGATTCATCCCTTTGTGATTCTTTTGACTATTATTATGATGATAGCTTAACTAGGCTTATCGCTCCTCTTTCTGGAAAGTCAATAGAAAAACTAAAAGATGATACGAAAAAAATATGGTCATTAGGAAGTGGAGAGATATTGCAACATGCCAAGGTATATCTTAATAAGGATAAGAAAGCAGAAGTAATGTTTGTTGTGGTGAAAAATTCTTCTGGAATAACACGAACATAttatgtaaagaatgataTCGGTTGGGTAGAAACTTTACTTCCATTTCCTGACAGGATCAATGAAATTAAGGCCAAGGCAACAAACGTCACCATTGACATtggaaatgaaaaggataccGAACAATGTCATCTAATTTCAACTGAACTGCTCGGTCTAAAGGTAAAAATGTTTATTCCTGGATTTGGTTATCATGCCAAGGAAGTTAAGGATGGTGATAAGTCCCTTTGGAAGGCCGCTGAAAATAGTGGTGAGAGGTGCTTATCCTGTgacatttacaccaaagAGAATAACAGCCCACTTCTTCTTATAACGATCAAGGATAAGGAATTCAAGtctgaatattttgagaagGGAGAAGGGGGATGGAAAAGTACAACAAAAGAAGAGTTTGGTAAGAAAAAGAATGCCATGCAAACCGCCTGA